The following is a genomic window from Hyperolius riggenbachi isolate aHypRig1 chromosome 4, aHypRig1.pri, whole genome shotgun sequence.
aaatctgtacatacgaacaaaataatataacaaaaactataatgcttctaaaacgataacatacttaaaaaacgttaatgttgttaacgatatttatcaggcgcccttttttctgctttgtggcagattaacaataattgcattcgAGTTTATGGTGGCACCCTTTTCGGCCACTAGTGccatttttttcctgctaccgattAACCCCTTCTACCATTAGAAGCACAGACTCAGGGCAGAAGCTTACACATACAGCGTGCTGCTGAGTATCCCAGTAGTCAGACATGTCACTCAGAGCAGCACCTGTATTCAACCCCTTTGCAGGGGGGAGGGACAGAGATTGTTTACCTGCAAATAACAACAAAGGGCCAGGAGAGAACTAGGGAAATGAGGAAATAGAATGTTTTCCCCTAGAACTTGCTTAgcttatgtacagtatatcttgCTGACCATGAGATTTACagtgctatatattttttttttttttgccattcagataatttttttttattctttgccATTTTAtatcttaaagtgaatctgtactctaaaattcttacaataaaaatcacaccattctattcattatgttctcctgggcctctctgtgctgtttctgccactccctgctacaatcctggcttgtaattgacagTTTTATACAGTGTTTGCAaacaagacatggcttctaaccagggatggtcgtagtcagccaactttgctacttattcaattacgcttcgccaaactaaggCTTCGAAATCAGATATTCGTTTCGTATACATTTCGTTGActgcgcattaaaatacgcaattacgcatagtgcgaagcgtagtgtatgtggatgcttatgcccgtatccagaacatttatgcattaattcctctttaaatgcttataccgggaactcttctatgcgtacattcccctttccaatgcgtaaatttgtaagcatacaatcgcacgcggaaaattagacgcgcgtaaagcatttgtagttcactacgcaatacacttgttagctaaacatagtgggcgtaagctacgcatagcggtaattcgctatgcgtaaattcgtaagtgcacttttgaaacttcacctacgaactacgatgcgtagatgctaactatgatgcgtaaatttgcactggcgtagtttctgctcatccctcctgctaaccagcatgtgataggctgagagaagttcggtctgtgactcatacagagcctgcagggggcatggagagggtgtgtataacttctacctatcatagcagagcagcacattcctgcctgagctgtcaaagctgacaaaggaaagaagattagattatataacagagataatacagcaactgtgcaactaggaaaggctgcagtaagacagaccacattagaacaggtataggaacttataggatagaagaattaaggctgacaattttgttacagagtctctttaaaagcacgTATGTGAATTAATAGTAATTTGGACTTTAAATTTGGCTAAAAACCCAtaatattaaatatatatatatatatatatatatatatatatatatatatatatatatatatatatatatatatataaaacaaaaaaaatgataacTTTGAAGACAGTTTTGCACTTTGTGGCAAATCATGACGTCTAGGAGTTTTTAAAATATTGTATCTGTTTTCAGCACACCAAAATACATGGAAATTTGATGAAAGTAATCAACAGCTTTTTAGTCGCAGACCTGTGTAATGTAtaaacacgtgtgtgtgtgtgtgtgtgtgtatatatatatatatatatatatatatatatatatatatatatatatatatatatacagtatgtgtgtgtgtatttatgtattgaggtgtgtgtgtgtgtgtgtatatatatatatatttatttatactgtatatatgttcagagtgtaggAAATATGAAAAAGTGACGTGAGGTCAACCCTTCCAAAGCACCCCTTGCACATAGTACCACTTACCCAtttccccaaagggttaaaagaaataaaacacaatgccgtaaaaagtcctttattaatcttaattaaccatgaatacttacctttaacaaaaagttcccacgccaatatctccggaaatgatcccacgccaatatcctctatgcaggggcgtaactacgaaccacctggccccccctgcagaaattctgatgccccccccctcgggtacgctcagggccgttttggggggttggaggggaaatccatggccacacatcggcaggGAGGTGGAACggtcctcccctccctcaccttgggctctcccctctgcgctccccttcagCATCAATCAGTCTGTGCAggcggtgggcagcggcagatacacataccttcctgcgttccaccgcGGATGTTTCTATCTCTAGTGTctaatgctacttcctgtttacacacgaAGTAGCttcagacactagagcgaggaaCATCCACGGTGGAACACAGGAAGGTatgtgtatctgccgctgcccaccgccTGCACACacagttattgaagctggaggggagagcttgaggcaagggagggggggactgtcccccctccctgccgatgtgtggccatggcttcCCCATCATACTGCAACCCCTTCAGCACCCCAAAACTTCCCTGAGCGGGTGTagaggctgcagcccctattgctatGTCCCTGTCTATATgggcttgattgaagatctccacacacccgcctccacacacacaccgctCTCTGCCACAGctatagctatactaagtatagctaaagcAAAATTTCCcttcaaggctccccattggtctgttaatagactgcCATGTGCTTACAACTACGACCTACGACGCTGCTATTGTCAAAATTACACAATGCAGATCAGCAGTAAGATAGGCAGgttacattttattgataaattaaagcacatatatatataatataagtcTCATGCCAGATTCTGTCTTTTGATGTTTCATTACAGAAGAGAATGTTGCCCTTAGAGGCCGTGCAACCATGTCCTCTAACTACAGGGATTCTGACTCATGTTTAAGTGCCGCCATAAATGCTATAGATGGAAATCCGGACGGCGACTACTATCATGGCTCATGTTTCTCCACAGCAAGAGAAAATTCTCCTTGGTGGAGAGTAGATTTACTGGAGACCTACACAATATCCCACATAGTTCTCACCACTAGAGGTAGCTGTTGTGAGGATGAAATCATTGGAGCTGATATTCTTATCGGTGACTTCTTGAATAACTACGGGAATAATAATCACAGGTGAGTTTTGATATATTTTGTTGGTACAGCTAAATAttgttaactacttcccgaccgccgtatagacaaatggcggccgggaagtagaagccgcaaggaccgccgtattgacaaaatgcggcggtccttgtatgggcgtgggcggagcgatcgcgtcatcagtgacgcgatcctccgccgggagtcggaagcccgccattttgcctctgctcgccggccacttagcagagccggcgagcggaggaatccatacaatgggccaatcagaaagtataaggcactttgttaagtaaacaaagtgccttatacatgcttcctcctcgcctcgtggtctcattgttgcagagaccactagcgaggaggaagcatttaGTAAGTACTGACAATTCAGCGTTTTTTTGCCACAgcagccccctgatcacccaccccaggcctcataccccccctgatcaccccagcagacccctgcccagcacccttgcacccctataaaacccccacccccccacctgccactaactagcgacactgtttcttagtttaggtccctaactgcctcctagtcacccctgatccccccccctacctttagatcacccccagaccccatcccagactacccccctgtatactgtatacatctgtatacagctaccttaccctctgatccccctctgatccccctctgatcacctgtctatcacctgtccatcacccctcggcacccccacccatcagagcagaccctaactgccccgcgggggtaaccgatcacctgcccaggccctcgattgccctcatacccccctcctgattacatcccctgccctttgtttacatctgtcctccccagcgatcactaactgatctgcgatcagtaaccccctgtgtctgcctctcatcagatcaggactcagtctgccccgtgcgggctcctgatcaaccccccaccccctcaaatcgccctcagaccccccccccctaatcaccgtccaagtgcattgtatttgattgtgctgcgcttgtattcgattgtgctgcgcttgtatttgattgtgctgcgattgtatttgattgtcccgtgatctgcttcgattgtcccgtgattgtttgattgcctgagaccccacttcccaccacacccaacccccctccccccccccccccaccacacccaaccccaccctcccccccaccacctccaaccaccaccttccgagtgcatcagatttgcttgtgctgtgattggagtcgattgtgctgtaattgtatttgattgtcccgtgatcgacttcgattgccccgtgattgtttgattgcctgagaccccacttcccgccacacccaatcccaccctccccccatcaccttccgagtgcatcagatttgattgggctgtgattggattcgattgtgctgtaattgtacttgattgtcccgtgatcggcttcgattgccccgtgattgtttgattgcctgagaccccacttcccgccacacccaatcccaccctccccccatcaccttccgagtgcatcagatttgattgggctgtgattggattcgattgtgctgtaattgtacttgattgtcccgtgatcggcttcgattgccccgtgattgtttgattgcctgagtccccacttcccgccacacccaatcccaccctccccccatcaccttccgagtgcatcacatttgattgggctgtgattggattcgattgtgctgcaattgtacttgattgtcccgtgatcggcttcgattgccccgtgattgtttgattgcctgagaccccacttcccgccacacccaatcccaccctccccccatcaccttccgagtgcatcagatttgattgggctgtgattggagtcgattgtgctgtaattgtatttgattgtcccgtgattgtttgattgcctctgagacctcacttcccaccaaccccaatacctctcaaatactccctttttgctaggtaggtgctctttttttctgggtagtctcggaggaaaaccccataaatttagcaatccaaaatggcaagaagggggctttccgatgacgaggtatacaggtacatggaccagtcggatgagttcttttgggaagaatcatccgtcgaatcttccgggtccgaatttgaacctgtagaaagcagtggttccctgaccgatagtgatgacgaggctatggtcccggctagagccaggcgtaccagaccccaagtcgttagaccgcaggtggcgcaggatccgcctcaagggcagcagggtggtgctagcgctgttgatagttttcttggtgaggcaggcaccagcagcgcagcatctcctggacttagtgccagtgcttccgtagaccctggcgaagtggtgagcgtcagcatggaagttgaaactggtacggtggcaagtgcagtagtacccccgtaacagccaccaagaagaagacgggcccgtagtacccatagactcccagaggtgctggcacaaccagattggcaatcccctgattccgccgcacccgtagtgccccctttcaccgcccagtctggagtccaggtggcgacagctcatctaggaacggccctagactttttgcagctgttcatcacccaggttctcctggacttaattgtggttgagaccaaccgtaaagccacacaattcatcaccgagcacccggagagcatgtatgcccagcctttcgggtggaaaccagtccaagtttccgacattaaaatctttttggcccttatccttcacttgggactaatgaaacaaaatgtattgcggtcgtattggtctacgaacccagtacatcatgttcccttgtaccctgctgccatgtccaggacacgatttgagtccatcctgcgcttcctgcacttcaacgacgacgaaacctgtcttgaaaggggagaccctgcttatgaccggctccacaaaattcggcccctcatagaccacctgtcctcaacatttgcagatgcttatatccctgaacagaacatctgcgtagacgagtccctcttacgctttaccgggcgccttggcatcaaacagtacatcccaagcaagcgcgcccggtatggggtgaaactgtataagctctgtgaaagggccacaggctatacatgtcgttttagggtctatgagggaaaagactcaaaattggagccggtcggatgccctgactacctggggagcagtggaaaggttgtgtgggacttggggtcacccttgttccggaaggggtaccatctttttgtggacaattattacacaagtgtggccctctttcagcacttaaagttagaaggaatccgatgctgtggcactgcgcggcctagtcgccagggcttcccccaacggctcattaccaccagacttgaacgggggcagagggccgccttgcgtactgaagacctgctcgcggtgaaatggagggacaagagggacgtttactttctgtccaccattcacacagacacgacagtccaaattacacgggcaactaaggtcattgaaaagccccttgtcgtccacgaatataatgtcaacatgggaggggtggacttcaatgaccagaggttagcgccctatttaatgacccggaaaacaagacgctggtataagaaagtgtctttttatctgattcaattggcagtttacaacagctttgttctctacagtaaggctgggagaactggatctttcctccaatttcaggaacagatcattctggacatcctgtatccaggaggtgccaggccccccccccccagatgcaactagccgactgcatggtaggcattacgcctatcagattccgtgtgccccaggtcaacgcatccgaagaaaacgttgtcgtgtctgcagcaggactggaagaaggaatgacaccagtttttattgtccccgctgtcctgaccagcctggcctatgcataggggagtgctttgagaggtaccacgagcaggtacactattagaacctagggaactccagacataggagtaggcacacactcagtggtctctcgcacattgtcccaggtggaggagaggtgagcttgaagaccaaacgggtaagcataaaagtgggaagaaggatcggtttccatgcttgatattgctgatctgtcctgggttggcgatataagacggcatgtttgaatttcccttgagtgtggacacccccggtttatatgtgatttgggcctatgatgatgctttaatgccacacagagtcatctctattggcaggcatattgctgtatcctacaggcataatgctgtatactaaagttctgaggcccagtcacataagttggtggctcaccctgagtgcagggtggcacggggtgtctctctcctgaggttatcactgccattgatgtggaggaagatctgccattgatgtggagcaaggtatgtttgccgttcatttttcctttcagcccagagtgcattacttgtatacccaatataaggagtatagcagaaactcctaatactggccatacatgtaatgattgcagagaccctaaaatgccaggacagactccacaaatgaccccattttggaaagaggacaccctaaagtattatgtgaggtgcacggtaagttcataaaagattttagtttttgtcacaagttagcagaattttttttttatttttttttttaacaaagtgtcattttccgtttacttgtgacaaaaaataaaattttcaatgacctcaccattaccctcatggaataccttgttgtgtattctttccaaaatggggtcatttgtggggtttgttaactgtcctggcaagtgggcggggtgctaaattgtgagcacccctgtaaagcctaaaggtactcattggactctgggccccttagagcagt
Proteins encoded in this region:
- the LOC137570331 gene encoding fucolectin-like → MVYMKKRTMPAVVIFTLIWMLVDAEKKEENVALRGRATMSSNYRDSDSCLSAAINAIDGNPDGDYYHGSCFSTARENSPWWRVDLLETYTISHIVLTTRGSCCEDEIIGADILIGDFLNNYGNNNHRCAKVTSMGTQTFYCPGMKGRYVNVVNPGQYKALTFCEIQIFGVPVDSEENKSLLTQNTKNLR